In a genomic window of Zingiber officinale cultivar Zhangliang chromosome 9B, Zo_v1.1, whole genome shotgun sequence:
- the LOC122025428 gene encoding F-box protein At-B-like, whose product MAKMVRDGNGGGQLTEALPQALLLEIMARLDLESLCSLAPVCKSLHSSVSQRISVLSTLDLSDISPTNCSLRRILTDNKSLQNLILNCRWLDDSSVEVFAKESIRELVLLRCTRFSSYIFTAIGKCCRKLRMFTVEMKQVNNEPAASYNKSVGQMLDRCLCLESFSVKLYSDHDYFCNLWSFQLTIPQTIKVLLLRPISDLHAKQFICNRGVGGSDAWLAGVSMPSSGPMIYSLRSLTLVVSQITDELVFNITSNLHHLVELCLEDNPREGPSLQNDLTNRGLELLGSFGKLISLSLTRGKKSLTKFKMVNDVGILLLAEGCGRLESLRLGGFAKVTDAGYSSILQCCKNLKRLQIWNGLLLSDLTFHNFAPTGNLTEVRLVSGKYITSEILEYFSLCENLQVLDLSLCRNIADEGLNSISRLCKMTTLNLSGVDISDEGLSTLGGGASPIETLNLRGCKRITDRGIVMMLCDSILRKTLVTLDLSYLSLSDIAIVAVAEACTEISNLCIRNCFFISDASLSALGSPERTRGKRSLRKLDLFNCCRLSANVSRMVSHPFFCGLRWLGVGKTRFFSEGKDAPEELLSTKPGLSICAIGCEIGCKDGWQHHEGGVIT is encoded by the exons aTGGCGAAGATGGTGAGAGATGGAAACGGCGGTGGGCAACTTACTGAAGCCCTCCCTCAAGCACTGCTACTGGAGATCATGGCGAGGCTCGACCTGGAGTCTCTCTGTTCTCTGGCTCCCGTTTGCAAGTCCCTCCACTCCTCGGTCTCCCAAAGGATTTCGGTTCTCTCCACTCTTGATCTGTCC GACATTTCCCCAACCAACTGTTCTCTTAGAAGAATCCTTACTGATAATAAATCCCTCCAAAATCTTATTCTCAACTGCAGATGGCTTGATGATTCTTCAGTTGAGGTTTTTGCAAAAGAAAGCATCCGAGAACTTGTTCTGTTGAGGTGTACAAGGTTCTCTTCTTACATATTCACTGCAATTGGAAAATGTTGCCGGAAATTGAG AATGTTCACAGTGGAGATGAAACAAGTGAACAATGAACCAGCTGCTTCCTACAATAAGTCTGTAGGACAGATGCTTGATAGGTGCTTATGCTTGGAG TCTTTCAGTGTAAAATTATATTCTGATCATGATTACTTTTGTAATCTTTGGTCCTTCCAATTGACCATCCCCCAAACGATAAAAGTTTTGCTGCTGCGGCCTATATCAGATTTGCATGCAAAGCAGTTTATTTGCAACCGTGGAGTTGGTGGATCAGATGCATGGTTAGCCGGTGTGAGTATGCCTTCTTCAGGTCCCATGATTTATTCCCTGCGATCATTAACTCTTGTTGTAAGCCAAATAACAGATGAACTTGTCTTTAATATCACAAGCAATCTTCACCATTTGGTTGAGTTATGCCTTGAAGATAATCCGAGGGAAGGACCTTCTTTACAAAATGACTTGACTAACAGAGGTCTTGAGTTACTTGGATCTTTTGGAAAGTTGATCAGTCTCTCTCTCACACGGGGTAAGAAGTCTCTAACCAAGTTTAAAATGGTGAATGATGTCGGTATTCTCTTGCTTGCCGAGGGATGTGGAAGACTTGAATCATTGAGATTGGGAGGGTTTGCTAAAGTTACTGATGCAGGCTACAGTTCTATTCTTCAGTGTTGCAAGAATCTGAAAAGATTGCAAATTTGGAACGGACTTTTGTTGTCAGATTTGACATTTCATAATTTTGCACCCACTGGAAACCTCACCGAAGTGAGACTGGTATCCGGCAAATACATAACCAgtgaaattttagagtatttttcttTATGTGAAAATTTACAGGTGTTGGACCTCTCGCTCTGCAGAAACATTGCAGACGAAGGATTGAACTCAATATCAAGATTGTGCAAGATGACAACATTGAATCTCAGTGGGGTTGACATTAGTGATGAGGGCTTGTCCACACTTGGTGGTGGAGCTTCCCCTATAGAGACTTTGAATCTTAGAGGTTGCAAAAGAATCACAGATAGGGGCATAGTTATGATGCTGTGTGATAGTATTCTCCGCAAAACTTTGGTTACGCTTGATCTTTCTTACCTGTCCTTATCGGATATAGCTATTGTTGCTGTCGCAGAAGCTTGTACAGAAATCAGTAATCTGTGTATCAGGAACTGCTTTTTTATCAGCGATGCATCTCTATCCGCATTAGGTTCACCTGAAAGAACTAGAGGAAAAAGATCACTCAGAAAGCTTGATTTGTTCAACTGCTGCAGATTGTCTGCTAATGTGTCAAGAATGGTCAGTCATCCGTTCTTTTGTGGTCTCCGATGGTTAGGTGTAGGGAAAACAAGGTTCTTCTCGGAAGGCAAAGATGCGCCCGAGGAACTTTTGAGCACTAAACCTGGTCTAAGCATTTGCGCCATTGGTTGTGAGATCGGCTGCAAGGATGGTTGGCAACATCATGAAGGCGGTGTCATTACCTAA
- the LOC122023954 gene encoding isopentenyl phosphate kinase-like isoform X1 → MGDEEKKIATAPFPSDQIQRGCKSPLRCIVKLGGAAITCKNELESINVETLKSVCAQLREAMAASTNSSPGSVPSMDWSTQMGYAAVSFSEEFKDGRALDLVSNFIVVHGAGSFGHFQASTSGVHKGGLHLPLVKAGFVATRISVTSLNLEIVRALAREGIPSVGMPPFSCGWSTNGRNVASADVSHVIKAVDSGFVPILHGDAVLDELLDCTILSGDVIIRHLSHELMPNYVVFLTDVLGVYDRPPTDPDAILLRKIAVDEDGTWSIMKPCLQLKKLGVKITVAAHDTTGGMETKIAEAAMIAKLGINVYITKAGTPHSLRALRGEVGDDAPDDWLGTVIYSSKHKSLNP, encoded by the exons ATGGGagacgaagagaagaagatcgcAACTGCGCCGTTTCCTTCCGATCAGATCCAGAGAGGCTGCAAATCCCCTCTTCGATGCATCGTAAAGCTCG GCGGTGCTGCGATCACTTGTAAGAATGAGCTGGAGAGCATAAACGTGGAAACTCTGAAGTCGGTGTGCGCTCAACTGAGGGAAGCAATGGCCGCTTCCACGAATTCTTCACCAGGAAGTGTTCCTTCCATGGACTGGAGCACGCAGATGGGATATGCAGCCGTTTCCTTTTCGGAAGAGTTTAAAGATGGCCGAGCATTGGATTTGGTTAGCAATTTCATTGTTGTCCATGGAGCAG gGTCATTTGGGCACTTTCAAGCAAGTACATCTGGTGTGCATAAAGGTGGATTACATCTTCCGCTCGTTAAGGCAGGTTTTGTGGCTACACGAATCTCA GTGACATCCCTCAATCTTGAAATTGTGAGAGCCCTTGCCAGAG AAGGGATACCATCTGTTGGAATGCCACCATTTTCTTGTGGATGGTCAACAAATGGAAGAAAT GTCGCTTCAGCTGATGTTTCTCATGTCATTAAGGCAGTTGATTCAGGTTTTGTCCCT ATTTTGCATGGAGATGCTGTACTCGATGAGTTACTG GATTGCACTATACTTAGTGGGGATGTGATCATACGCCATCTTTCGCATGAATTAATGCCCAACtatgttgtatttctt AcagatgttctaggagtttatGACCGCCCACCAACAGACCCAGATGCCATTCTCCTCAGGAAAATAG CTGTAGATGAGGACGGGACTTGGTCGATCATGAAGCCCTGTCTACAGCTTAAGAAACTAGGAG TTAAGATCACAGTCGCTGCCCATGATACAACTGGTGGAATGGAGACCAAAATAGCTGAAGCTGCAATGATAGCTAAGCTTGGAATCAATGTCTACATTACAAAG GCTGGAACACCCCACTCTCTAAGAGCTCTAAGAGGAGAAGTTGGTGATGATGCTCCAGATGATTGGCTCGGAACAGTCATCTACTCCTCCAAGCACAAGTCTTTAAATCCATGA
- the LOC122023954 gene encoding isopentenyl phosphate kinase-like isoform X2, producing the protein MGDEEKKIATAPFPSDQIQRGCKSPLRCIVKLGGAAITCKNELESINVETLKSVCAQLREAMAASTNSSPGSVPSMDWSTQMGYAAVSFSEEFKDGRALDLVSNFIVVHGAGSFGHFQASTSGVHKGGLHLPLVKAGFVATRISVTSLNLEIVRALAREGIPSVGMPPFSCGWSTNGRNVASADVSHVIKAVDSGFVPILHGDAVLDELLDCTILSGDVIIRHLSHELMPNYVVFLTDVLGVYDRPPTDPDAILLRKIGTYFKTHIVKIAMLEGFSGASPSAPCLLLSLIY; encoded by the exons ATGGGagacgaagagaagaagatcgcAACTGCGCCGTTTCCTTCCGATCAGATCCAGAGAGGCTGCAAATCCCCTCTTCGATGCATCGTAAAGCTCG GCGGTGCTGCGATCACTTGTAAGAATGAGCTGGAGAGCATAAACGTGGAAACTCTGAAGTCGGTGTGCGCTCAACTGAGGGAAGCAATGGCCGCTTCCACGAATTCTTCACCAGGAAGTGTTCCTTCCATGGACTGGAGCACGCAGATGGGATATGCAGCCGTTTCCTTTTCGGAAGAGTTTAAAGATGGCCGAGCATTGGATTTGGTTAGCAATTTCATTGTTGTCCATGGAGCAG gGTCATTTGGGCACTTTCAAGCAAGTACATCTGGTGTGCATAAAGGTGGATTACATCTTCCGCTCGTTAAGGCAGGTTTTGTGGCTACACGAATCTCA GTGACATCCCTCAATCTTGAAATTGTGAGAGCCCTTGCCAGAG AAGGGATACCATCTGTTGGAATGCCACCATTTTCTTGTGGATGGTCAACAAATGGAAGAAAT GTCGCTTCAGCTGATGTTTCTCATGTCATTAAGGCAGTTGATTCAGGTTTTGTCCCT ATTTTGCATGGAGATGCTGTACTCGATGAGTTACTG GATTGCACTATACTTAGTGGGGATGTGATCATACGCCATCTTTCGCATGAATTAATGCCCAACtatgttgtatttctt AcagatgttctaggagtttatGACCGCCCACCAACAGACCCAGATGCCATTCTCCTCAGGAAAATAG GTACATATTTTAAAACGCATATCGTCAAGATTGCAATGCTTGAAGGCTTTTCTGGAGCCTCCCCTAGTGCACCATGTTTACTTTTGTCGCTAATCTATTAG